A section of the Tamandua tetradactyla isolate mTamTet1 chromosome 4, mTamTet1.pri, whole genome shotgun sequence genome encodes:
- the AMER2 gene encoding APC membrane recruitment protein 2 codes for MDLPGDCAAGTPAAEPPAAKINKAAFKLFKKRKSGGTMPSIFGVKNKGDGKSSGKTGLVRSKTHDGLAEVVVLESGRKEDPRGGGPQGGGGGGGGGGRGDRLSAAAPRAAVTGVGSSAPSSVAKSHSFFSLLKKNARADHGKGEPAEASKAGGKQKRGLKGLFSSMRWHKKDKRGKEEEKEEPAAVPSSLILPGSLTASLECVQQETPRPPGPAEDAGADLPGAPPGELRGGEEVTAAAAEAPARKAGEAASPGARARRDPRGEAAAGPRREEKPPGAPAPGAGEVRTAGDASGTGDVLIKTVPLVESECGSGPESAVPDPSSVDPPSEPSIDRICLLFSDVTSLKSFDSLTGCGDIIADQEEEAGPSCDKNGPGPGQPVLSKKTPGLVAYQGGGEEMASPDEVDDTYLQEFWDMLSQTEGQGQGPPEVAATAAAALEAKAGPEASKDVRCADAARDASSVKRRRLHRIPIELHQKEEPKHPEKEQQEGVPNSDEGYWDSTTPGPEEDSAGGGKKAGLPRDSYSGDALYDLDADPEDAPPALPAHEDASCLSRLKPVSPITITCPLRTPGSLLKDSKIPISIKHLSNLPSSHAVARQQPARSEMPRTKIPVSKVLVRKVSSRGLAGTTLRAAACHDSAKKL; via the coding sequence ATGGACTTGCCTGGTGACTGCGCCGCCGGAACCCCGGCCGCCGAGCCGCCGGCCGCGAAGATTAATAAAGCCGCCTTCAAACTGTTCAAGAAGAGGAAATCGGGGGGCACCATGCCCAGCATATTCGGGGTCAAAAACAAAGGGGACGGGAAGAGCTCGGGCAAGACGGGGCTGGTGAGGAGCAAGACGCACGACGGCTTGGCCGAGGTGGTGGTGCTGGAGAGCGGCAGGAAGGAGGACCCCCGCGGAGGGGGGCCccagggcggcggcggcggcggcggcgggggcggccGCGGGGACAGGCTCAGCGCCGCTGCCCCCAGGGCCGCCGTGACCGGCGTGGGCTCCTCGGCCCCGAGCTCGGTGGCCAAGTCCCACAGCTTCTTCTCCCTCCTGAAAAAGAACGCGAGGGCGGACCACGGCAAAGGGGAGCCCGCGGAGGCGAGCAAGGCAGGCGGCAAACAAAAGAGGGGACTGAAGGGGCTCTTCAGCAGCATGCGCTGGCATAAAAAGGACAAGCGCggcaaggaggaggagaaggaggagccgGCCGCCGTGCCGAGCAGCCTCATCCTGCCCGGCTCCCTCACGGCCAGCTTGGAGTGCGTCCAGCAGGAGACGCCCAGGCCCCCCGGCCCCGCCGAAGACGCCGGCGCGGACCTGCCGGGGGCCCCACCAGGTGAGCTCCGCGGGGGAGAGGAGGTGAccgcggcggcggcggaggcTCCAGCGCGCAAGGCCGGCGAGGCGGCGAGCCCCGGGGCGCGCGCCCGCAGAGACCCCCGGGGAGAGGCGGCGGCGGGGCCTCGGCGCGAGGAGAAGCCCCCGGGAGCCCCCGCGCCCGGGGCCGGGGAGGTGCGGACGGCCGGGGACGCCTCCGGAACAGGTGACGTTCTGATAAAGACGGTCCCCCTTGTTGAATCTGAATGTGGCAGTGGCCCAGAGTCTGCTGTCCCTGACCCTTCCTCTGTCGATCCGCCCTCAGAGCCGTCGATTGATCGtatttgtttgctgttttctGACGTGACTTCACTGAAAAGCTTTGACTCTCTTACAGGCTGTGGAGATATTATTGCAGACCAGGAGGAGGAGGCAGGTCCCAGCTGTGACAAGAATGGCCCTGGGCCGGGCCAGCCAGTGCTCTCTAAAAAGACCCCCGGCCTGGTGGCCTACCAAGGCGGCGGGGAGGAGATGGCCAGCCCGGACGAGGTGGACGACACCTACCTCCAGGAGTTCTGGGACATGCTCTCCCAGACCGAAGGCCAAGGCCAAGGGCCCCCGGAGGTCGCCGCCACGGCTGCAGCAGCCCTGGAAGCCAAGGCAGGGCCCGAGGCCTCCAAGGACGTCAGGTGTGCGGACGCAGCCCGGGACGCGTCGTCGGTCAAGCGCCGGAGGCTGCACCGGATCCCCATCGAGCTCCACCAGAAGGAGGAGCCCAAGCACCCGGAGAAGGAGCAGCAGGAGGGCGTCCCCAACAGCGACGAGGGCTACTGGGATTCCACCACCCCTGGCCCGGAGGAGGACAGCGCGGGCGGCGGGAAGAAGGCGGGCCTGCCTCGGGACAGCTACAGCGGCGACGCGCTCTACGACCTCGACGCGGATCCCGAGGACGCCCCACCAGCTCTTCCGGCCCACGAGGACGCGTCCTGCTTGTCGCGGTTAAAGCCCGTGTCGCCCATCACCATCACCTGTCCGCTGCGAACACCGGGGAGCTTGCTGAAGGACTCCAAGATCCCTATTAGCATCAAGCACCTCTCGAACCTTCCGTCCAGCCATGCCGTGGCGCGCCAGCAGCCAGCCAGGAGTGAGATGCCCAGAACAAAAATCCCTGTTTCCAAAGTGCTGGTCCGCAAGGTCAGCAGCCGGGGCTTGGCCGGGACCACCCTCCGAGCGGCCGCCTGCCACGACAGCGCCAAAAAGTTGTGA